GACAACAGCGCCGCCAGGTGAAATATCACGTCAAAGTCATACTCAGTGACAAGCCGGGCAAACAGGTTATGGTCCAGAATGTCACCTTGCATGTGGGTGGAATAACCGGCCATGTCGGCCGGCAGTTCGTGCAAATCCAGGCTAAGGACGTGGTTGTTGCCAGAAGCCGCCAGACTTTTGATCAGCGCCTGGCCGATTTCGCCAGCCGCCCCGGTGATTAAAACAACTTTCTTGCGCATGGTTCTCCTTTTTAGCTGAACAGTGTGTGGGAAAGGTGATTACAAGTTCCAGATGTCCTGGGTTAAAAAGCGTTGCAGATCGCCAATCTCGTTTCTGAGTCGCGGATTACTCACCATCTCGGGCCGAGGATCGACATAATACACACCATTAAGGCGGTTGAGCGCCAACGTGTAGCCTAAAAAATGGTTTGTCTTGAAGGTGGAATTGACGCCAAAGATACTGGTCGCCATATGTGCACGCTGCACATCGTGCAGAAAGATGGCTACCACTTTAATTTCTCTGCCCAACAATCTGCCCAAGAGAAACTTGTCTAGAAAGATTTTGTCAATCCGATCTTTACTGGTGGTTTTGACCGACCCGATTGATTCGTCTGGGTGAAGCAAAGCGCTTTCAGAAGTGACAATGGCGCCCTTTTGGGAAATGACCAAGTCAAGCTCATAAGACATTTTGTAACCTGGTGAGTCTGGAATAGGCACAGAAATGGTTCGTGGTTGGCAGGGAAAGCCCATTTCTTGAATGAGCAGCTTAACCAGGTTTTCAAAAAGCTGGCCGATTCGCTTTCGGCTTTGATTGGGGTTTGTGAAAGAGTCGCCAATACTGCCAATAGACTGCTGCATTGTGTAGACAGCCTTGTTGATTTCATTGGTTTGCAAATAACTTTGCACCGAAGGAAGGTCGGCAGCGGTTTGTCCTTGCTGACGCATATCGGCAAGGAATAACATCAACCGTGTGAACGCTGTGTAGAATTCATCGGCCGTTTCAATGAATAAATCGAAGTTCAGTGGGCGCGTAATCTTGTAATTATGCTCTTTGCCGTATTGAAAGAAGACGTAACGGTGATCGTTAGGAGCCATGATGCGCGTTGGCTTTGTTTGCGCCAAGAGATCGAGAAACGCAGTGGTAAGCGCGTGGTAATCTGCCAATTGCTTAAAAGCGGATTTGTCTTGCACACTGGCTTGTAATTCTTCTAGTGATCGGGCTGTGGTCATCGAATGGCCTTTCTCCGATTGGCATTGGTCAGGTCGTGTTCAATCCACTTGTCTACCGGCCAATCTTTTACCAGTTCAATACGTGTTATGGCCCACTGACCATATTCGGTTGACAGATCGCAGCCCATCCATTTTCGCTTAAGTTGTTCGGCGGCAACGGCCGTTGTCCCCGACCCTAAAAACGGATCAATCACCAGATCGCCAACATTGGAAGAAGCCAAAATCAACTTACGAAACAACTCCTCTGGTTTTTGGGTGGGGTGGGGCGTGGTCTCATTCATACCATTGCAGGTGGTGGGTATTTCAATCACATCTCGCGGTTTAGCTCCCCTGGGATGCGGACTCCAAACCTCTGTGCTGTGACCGTATTGGCTGCTCTCGGCCGCCACCCGATCTGGATATTTTGTCGTATGGTTGCCATAAGGGATGCGCACCTCATCTACGTTGAACGTGAATTCTTTGCTTTTGCGAAAATGCAAAATACTCTCATGCGAGCGCCCCCAATCCGAACGAAGATTGGCTTTGTTTTTGTAGTGCCATACCAACCATCGGCAACCCGCAAAGAACTTCAACGCCGGCAACTTGATATCGGCTAAAATCTCAGAAAACCCACAGACGTAAAGCGTCCCGTCAGGTTTTAACACACGGGCAGCCTGTTCTATCCAACTTAAAGAC
Above is a genomic segment from Candidatus Leptovillus gracilis containing:
- a CDS encoding site-specific DNA-methyltransferase, with protein sequence MLKYAPEEQLALFSEKQLSRGEIQALAAEKNDAPKPQLLYQHPHGSIYVGDSVQWLSSLPTESVDLIVADPPYNINKAEWDTFESHQVYVQWSLSWIEQAARVLKPDGTLYVCGFSEILADIKLPALKFFAGCRWLVWHYKNKANLRSDWGRSHESILHFRKSKEFTFNVDEVRIPYGNHTTKYPDRVAAESSQYGHSTEVWSPHPRGAKPRDVIEIPTTCNGMNETTPHPTQKPEELFRKLILASSNVGDLVIDPFLGSGTTAVAAEQLKRKWMGCDLSTEYGQWAITRIELVKDWPVDKWIEHDLTNANRRKAIR